In Nostoc sp. GT001, a genomic segment contains:
- a CDS encoding KGK domain-containing protein — MEDGFEILNHDEVVSIEPDTFNKLNIAKTFKVRDLITAIKEYVGAEETDEVNLYTQGLSCEVLQFSTLGWKKGKVRLALEFCPDESESPLDEIFQKLKQVEN, encoded by the coding sequence ATGGAAGATGGATTCGAGATACTAAACCATGATGAAGTTGTGTCTATAGAACCAGACACTTTTAATAAGTTAAATATTGCCAAAACTTTTAAAGTCCGTGATTTGATTACAGCAATTAAGGAATATGTTGGAGCAGAAGAAACAGACGAAGTAAATTTGTATACCCAAGGATTAAGTTGTGAAGTTTTGCAATTTAGTACTTTGGGATGGAAAAAAGGAAAAGTTAGACTTGCTTTAGAATTTTGTCCTGATGAATCTGAGTCGCCACTTGATGAAATTTTTCAAAAGCTCAAGCAAGTGGAAAATTAA
- a CDS encoding Uma2 family endonuclease, with amino-acid sequence MVNYDPLARLPSSKELPDSDDTPVDNQLQKSIPDLLRSVLAMAWADSMDWFFGIRMGIYYDPNLPAIVPDAFLSLGVKRFYDENLRSSYVLWEEKKLPILVLEVVSQIVRSEYSTKKVEYAKLGFLYYVIYNPFRCDKPRLEVYKLVNNTYELLNGDRVWLPEIGLAIGMERGTYLGIPREWLYWYDQQRQRLLTPQEQAQLAQQRAQLLVERLRSLGIDPDLI; translated from the coding sequence ATTGTAAATTACGATCCATTAGCTCGTTTGCCCTCTTCAAAAGAGCTACCTGACTCTGACGATACCCCAGTAGATAATCAATTACAAAAATCAATTCCTGATTTACTCAGAAGCGTATTAGCAATGGCTTGGGCAGATAGCATGGATTGGTTTTTTGGTATTCGTATGGGGATTTATTACGACCCAAATTTACCAGCAATAGTCCCAGATGCGTTTTTGAGTCTGGGTGTAAAGCGATTTTATGATGAAAACCTCCGCTCTAGTTATGTGCTTTGGGAAGAAAAGAAACTACCGATATTAGTACTTGAGGTGGTATCTCAGATAGTTCGCAGTGAGTACTCAACTAAGAAAGTAGAGTATGCAAAATTGGGGTTTTTGTATTATGTAATTTACAACCCATTTCGTTGCGACAAGCCACGTTTAGAAGTTTACAAATTAGTTAATAATACTTATGAATTACTTAATGGCGATCGCGTTTGGTTGCCAGAGATAGGTTTAGCGATTGGCATGGAAAGGGGAACTTATCTAGGTATTCCCCGTGAGTGGTTGTATTGGTATGATCAGCAAAGACAAAGGCTTTTAACACCACAAGAACAAGCACAACTTGCCCAACAACGCGCCCAATTATTAGTAGAACGGTTGCGATCGCTTGGCATAGATCCTGATTTAATCTAA
- a CDS encoding DUF559 domain-containing protein, translated as MMNNLNSSNFHLPYNPKLVERAKELRKNMTPAEKKLWCEYLSDFQFRVLRQRPINHFIVDFYCPTLQVVIEIDGDSHFTDEGQDYDIERTHILEGYGLKIIRFTNSQVLNQFDSVCEQIQGLIPPKLPFKQKNSQSPPF; from the coding sequence ATGATGAACAACCTCAACAGTAGCAATTTCCATTTACCTTACAATCCAAAGCTTGTAGAAAGAGCAAAAGAACTTCGCAAAAATATGACCCCAGCAGAAAAAAAGCTGTGGTGTGAATATCTGAGTGATTTTCAATTTCGGGTTTTAAGACAAAGACCAATTAATCATTTTATAGTTGATTTCTACTGTCCTACTTTACAAGTAGTTATTGAAATTGATGGGGATAGCCATTTTACAGATGAAGGTCAAGATTATGACATAGAGAGAACACATATTCTAGAAGGCTATGGTTTAAAGATTATTAGGTTTACAAATAGTCAAGTTTTAAATCAATTTGATAGTGTGTGTGAGCAGATACAGGGTTTAATCCCTCCTAAACTCCCTTTTAAGCAGAAAAATTCTCAAAGTCCCCCTTTTTAA
- a CDS encoding tetratricopeptide repeat protein — protein MQTIRIQLRESTQETVELRYWLPQIKHYESRRLKLAEIADLLKQGERDYYRLLPNLPGIGKQLFFWLDGDGRWLSRGIANCRGEGLVIAIDTEQKLAHLPWEVLHDGQDFLVKRVNPVVLPLRWIEKETEPFSVEARQLRVLFMATDPEDVQPKLEFEQEEARILADTRDFAVDLRVEESGCVSELGKVWSRYFNDFDVFHLTGHASITSEAPYTPYFITETEIGERHETTAAELAEVFRFRFPKLVFLSGCRTGQAPDKGAVPSMAEALIAQGARAVLSWGRPVEDRTATAAAAHLYGKLAAGYQLAEALASTYQQLFKQNVRDWHLLRLYVQGECPGALVDVLGDVPPSAPEPAYQQFLDPDTQLVRVAKPSEFVGRRRTLQRCLKAIRTSLGVLIHGLGGVGKSTVTARLLERMVGYHRLVNFRQLDEDKLLKTLAEQCTLERGHEILNSKLPLMQRLTKFFTEGLNTEKQRFAFVLDDFEANLELRNGVYVLQPQVVDVLLALLKAMQNSQLPHKVIITCRYNFTLSELNHRLYREPLGALGGADLIKKYNRLDSFNGSWQFQPDLPERAKQAADGNPRLLEWLDQILQNSPKSPSAERGVEMILQKMADKEKEFREDILAQELLKQQTPGLRQMLGKLLVYELPVPLAAISPICEDISSWESHIQRAEILGLLEVTLTNNTERLYRVPRILSPLLEFPENPKGEELYKQAAQILYRLWWEGAKTATEAQKLVEIHRLGLLGKDGKIAAKIASSLANRLLHQSRFREAIHLCKLTLEITKNHSVLKEMAYCEHQMGEVDQALNYYQQALNLCPAEDERGLGSIYHYLGILKAAKGEVDEAIALYNQSLEINERIGDVQTKPSTLHQLAMIYADKGEVDEAIALYNQSLEINECTGNVKGIAATLHCLGHIYANKGEMDQATALFNQSLEINECIGGNVQGKAATLHQLAMIYANKGEMDQATALFNQSLEVFELIGDVQGKATMLNQLAGIYAKKGEVDEAIALLNQSLEINERIGNVQGKAVALHNLGMMYTNKGEVDEAIALYNQSLEIKQSIGNIKGIAATLHQLAMIYANKGEVDEAIALFNQSLEVFERIGDAYWKGLTLHNMASIYAMKGEVDEAIALFYESLELFERIGNVQCKATTLHELGMIYADKGEVEPAIALLNQSLEVFEPIGNLQSKAAILHQLGHIYAKKREIDEAIAFFNQSLEIKERIGDVQTKAATLQSLGVLYANKGEIYANKGEVDEAIALYNQSLEIFERIGNVQGKAATLNNLGYIYANKGEVDQAIALYNQSLEITERIGDVKTKAATLHQLGILYANKGEVD, from the coding sequence GTGCAAACTATCCGCATTCAACTTCGGGAAAGTACGCAGGAAACAGTTGAACTCAGGTATTGGCTGCCTCAAATAAAGCACTATGAATCACGTCGCCTGAAATTAGCAGAAATCGCTGATTTACTCAAGCAAGGTGAACGAGATTACTATAGACTGCTGCCCAATTTACCAGGAATCGGGAAGCAGTTATTTTTTTGGTTGGATGGGGATGGACGGTGGTTGAGTCGGGGAATTGCTAACTGTCGCGGTGAGGGGTTGGTAATTGCTATTGATACCGAGCAAAAACTGGCACATCTCCCTTGGGAAGTGCTGCATGATGGTCAGGATTTTTTGGTGAAGCGGGTTAATCCGGTGGTGTTACCTCTGCGCTGGATTGAGAAAGAAACGGAACCGTTTTCTGTGGAAGCACGACAATTGCGAGTATTGTTTATGGCAACCGACCCGGAAGATGTGCAACCCAAGTTAGAGTTTGAACAGGAAGAAGCGAGAATTCTGGCTGATACGCGAGATTTTGCTGTAGATTTGCGGGTGGAAGAAAGCGGTTGCGTTAGCGAGTTGGGTAAGGTGTGGAGTCGCTATTTTAATGACTTTGATGTGTTTCACCTCACAGGACACGCCTCAATTACGAGTGAAGCACCTTACACGCCTTACTTTATCACTGAGACGGAAATTGGGGAACGCCACGAAACCACAGCCGCAGAACTGGCGGAAGTCTTCCGGTTTCGCTTTCCCAAGTTGGTGTTTTTGTCTGGGTGTCGGACTGGACAAGCACCAGATAAAGGGGCTGTCCCTTCAATGGCTGAGGCGCTAATTGCACAAGGGGCGAGGGCGGTTTTAAGTTGGGGGCGGCCTGTGGAAGATCGGACAGCTACAGCCGCCGCCGCGCACCTCTACGGGAAATTGGCTGCGGGATATCAATTAGCTGAAGCACTCGCTAGCACTTACCAGCAGTTGTTTAAACAGAATGTGCGTGACTGGCATTTGTTACGGTTATATGTCCAGGGAGAATGTCCCGGTGCGTTGGTGGATGTGTTGGGAGATGTGCCACCCTCAGCGCCGGAACCTGCTTATCAACAGTTTTTAGACCCCGATACCCAACTGGTGCGGGTGGCGAAACCCTCTGAGTTTGTTGGGAGACGGCGGACTTTGCAACGTTGTCTCAAAGCTATTCGCACTTCATTAGGGGTACTAATTCACGGACTGGGGGGTGTGGGTAAGAGTACTGTGACGGCGCGACTTCTGGAAAGGATGGTTGGCTATCACAGGCTGGTAAACTTTCGGCAACTGGATGAAGACAAACTGCTCAAAACCCTGGCTGAACAATGTACCTTGGAACGGGGACATGAAATTCTCAATAGCAAGTTACCCTTGATGCAGCGTCTCACTAAGTTTTTCACTGAAGGATTGAATACCGAAAAACAGCGCTTTGCCTTTGTGCTGGATGACTTTGAGGCTAATTTGGAATTACGAAATGGGGTTTATGTCTTGCAACCACAAGTTGTGGATGTACTGCTGGCGTTGCTGAAGGCGATGCAAAATTCCCAACTTCCCCACAAGGTAATTATTACCTGTCGCTACAATTTCACATTGTCGGAACTGAATCATCGTCTGTACCGCGAACCTCTGGGTGCTTTGGGTGGGGCAGATTTAATTAAAAAGTATAATCGTCTGGATTCGTTTAATGGCAGTTGGCAATTTCAGCCAGATTTGCCGGAACGTGCCAAACAAGCAGCAGATGGAAATCCTCGGCTGTTGGAATGGTTAGATCAGATTTTGCAAAATTCCCCGAAGTCGCCGTCAGCGGAGAGGGGAGTTGAGATGATTCTGCAAAAGATGGCTGATAAGGAAAAAGAATTTCGTGAGGATATTTTGGCACAGGAATTGCTGAAGCAGCAAACTCCAGGTTTGCGTCAAATGCTGGGGAAGTTGTTGGTGTATGAGTTACCTGTTCCTCTAGCTGCGATTTCCCCGATTTGTGAGGATATCTCAAGTTGGGAAAGTCATATTCAACGCGCTGAAATTTTGGGTTTGTTGGAAGTTACCCTCACCAACAACACAGAGAGGTTGTATCGGGTTCCCCGGATTTTGTCACCGTTACTAGAGTTTCCAGAAAACCCCAAGGGTGAAGAGTTGTATAAACAAGCTGCACAAATTTTGTATCGCCTGTGGTGGGAAGGGGCGAAAACTGCTACGGAAGCACAAAAGTTAGTAGAAATTCATCGGTTGGGGTTGTTGGGGAAGGATGGAAAAATTGCAGCGAAAATAGCTAGTTCATTGGCGAACCGCTTGTTGCATCAAAGTCGATTTCGGGAAGCAATACATCTGTGCAAATTAACCTTAGAAATTACTAAAAACCATAGTGTTCTTAAAGAAATGGCTTATTGTGAACACCAAATGGGTGAGGTTGATCAAGCATTAAACTATTACCAACAAGCTTTAAATCTTTGTCCCGCAGAAGATGAACGAGGATTAGGTTCAATTTATCATTATTTAGGGATACTAAAAGCCGCTAAAGGGGAAGTGGATGAAGCAATCGCACTCTACAATCAGTCTTTGGAAATAAATGAACGCATTGGTGATGTTCAAACCAAACCCTCGACGTTGCACCAACTAGCAATGATCTACGCCGATAAAGGGGAAGTGGATGAAGCAATCGCACTTTACAATCAGTCCTTGGAAATAAATGAATGCACTGGTAATGTCAAAGGCATAGCGGCAACGTTGCACTGTCTAGGACATATCTACGCCAACAAAGGAGAAATGGATCAAGCAACGGCACTTTTCAATCAGTCTTTGGAAATAAATGAATGCATTGGTGGAAATGTCCAAGGCAAAGCGGCGACGTTGCACCAACTAGCAATGATCTACGCCAACAAAGGAGAAATGGATCAAGCAACGGCACTTTTTAATCAGTCTTTGGAAGTTTTTGAACTCATTGGAGATGTCCAAGGCAAAGCGACGATGTTGAACCAACTGGCAGGTATCTACGCCAAGAAAGGGGAAGTGGATGAAGCGATTGCACTTCTCAATCAGTCTTTAGAAATAAATGAACGCATTGGAAATGTCCAAGGCAAAGCGGTGGCGTTGCACAATCTGGGAATGATGTACACCAACAAAGGGGAAGTAGATGAAGCGATCGCACTCTACAATCAGTCTTTGGAAATAAAACAAAGCATTGGTAATATCAAAGGCATAGCGGCAACTTTGCACCAACTAGCAATGATCTACGCCAACAAAGGGGAAGTGGATGAAGCAATCGCACTTTTCAATCAGTCTTTGGAAGTTTTTGAACGTATTGGTGATGCTTATTGGAAAGGACTAACGTTGCATAATATGGCAAGTATCTACGCCATGAAAGGGGAAGTGGATGAAGCGATAGCACTTTTCTATGAGTCTTTAGAACTTTTTGAACGTATTGGTAATGTCCAATGCAAAGCGACGACGTTGCATGAACTGGGAATGATCTACGCCGACAAAGGAGAAGTAGAACCAGCGATCGCACTTTTGAATCAGTCTTTGGAAGTTTTTGAACCCATTGGTAATCTCCAAAGCAAAGCGGCGATCTTGCACCAACTGGGACATATCTACGCCAAGAAAAGGGAAATCGATGAAGCGATCGCATTTTTCAATCAGTCTTTGGAAATAAAAGAACGCATTGGAGATGTCCAAACCAAAGCGGCGACGTTGCAATCTCTGGGAGTTCTCTACGCCAACAAAGGGGAAATCTACGCCAACAAAGGGGAAGTGGATGAAGCGATCGCACTCTACAATCAGTCTTTGGAAATATTTGAACGCATTGGTAATGTCCAAGGCAAAGCGGCGACGTTGAACAATCTGGGATATATTTACGCCAACAAAGGGGAAGTGGATCAAGCGATCGCACTCTACAATCAATCTTTGGAAATAACTGAACGCATTGGTGATGTCAAAACTAAAGCGGCGACGTTGCACCAACTGGGAATTCTCTACGCTAACAAAGGGGAAGTGGATTAA
- a CDS encoding Npun_F5749 family FMN-dependent PPOX-type flavoprotein, producing MSLAPWRSAIAHALHRNRSLVYARYLQLATLQANGRPANRTLVFRGFLEDTNQLKFITDNRSAKADQIQQQPWAEVCWYFPNTREQFRITGCLTLVSGDDYDQNLQPARIAMWQELSEAARLQFAWPHPGKLRVDNPEAFAPPAPEPVQPVPNFCLLLLDPVQVDHLELRGEPQNRCLYHRNEQQEWSSQAINP from the coding sequence ATGTCTCTTGCTCCTTGGCGAAGTGCGATCGCTCATGCACTCCATCGCAACCGTAGTCTTGTTTATGCCCGTTACCTGCAACTAGCAACGCTACAAGCGAATGGTCGCCCCGCCAATCGTACCCTAGTCTTTCGCGGCTTTTTAGAAGATACAAACCAGCTAAAATTTATCACCGATAACCGTAGCGCCAAAGCCGATCAGATACAGCAACAACCTTGGGCAGAAGTTTGCTGGTACTTCCCCAATACACGAGAACAATTTCGCATCACTGGCTGTTTAACCCTGGTCAGCGGTGATGATTATGACCAGAATTTACAGCCAGCGCGGATTGCAATGTGGCAAGAATTAAGTGAGGCGGCGCGTTTACAGTTTGCTTGGCCACATCCTGGAAAACTCAGAGTTGACAACCCAGAAGCTTTTGCACCACCAGCACCCGAACCCGTGCAGCCAGTACCTAATTTTTGTTTACTGCTACTCGATCCGGTGCAGGTCGATCACTTAGAATTACGCGGCGAACCACAAAATCGATGTCTTTACCACCGTAATGAGCAGCAAGAGTGGTCTAGCCAAGCGATTAATCCTTAA
- the cysE gene encoding serine O-acetyltransferase, with amino-acid sequence MLSILRADFRIIFERDPAARNWLEVLFCYPGLQALLFHRLAHWLYNVGLPFIPRLISHLARFLTGIEIHPGATIGQSVFIDHGMGVVIGETAIVGDYALIYQGVTLGGTGKECGKRHPTVGENVVVGAGAKVLGNIQIGNNVRIGAGSVVLRDVPSDCTVVGVPGRIMYRSGVRVSPLEHNNLPDSEAQVIRALVDRIEALEEQIQTLGRTNSSEKTPVLVGCLAAKEDELIHDTRWCNLKDKTIQEFLDGAGI; translated from the coding sequence GTGCTATCTATACTGCGTGCTGACTTTCGTATCATATTTGAACGTGACCCAGCTGCCCGTAACTGGTTGGAAGTTTTATTTTGTTACCCTGGTTTGCAAGCCCTATTATTCCATAGGCTGGCTCACTGGCTGTATAATGTTGGTCTTCCCTTTATTCCGCGCCTGATTTCTCACTTGGCTCGGTTTTTGACTGGAATTGAAATCCACCCTGGTGCAACAATTGGGCAAAGTGTGTTTATTGACCACGGGATGGGTGTAGTAATTGGTGAAACTGCGATCGTGGGAGACTATGCCCTAATTTATCAAGGTGTCACCCTTGGGGGTACTGGTAAAGAATGTGGTAAGCGCCATCCTACTGTGGGTGAAAATGTCGTAGTCGGAGCTGGAGCGAAGGTACTGGGCAATATCCAAATTGGCAATAATGTCCGTATTGGTGCTGGTTCTGTTGTTCTCAGAGATGTGCCTTCAGACTGTACTGTGGTAGGTGTGCCTGGGCGCATTATGTATCGTTCTGGAGTTAGAGTTTCACCTCTTGAACACAATAACTTACCAGATTCAGAAGCTCAAGTAATTCGTGCGTTAGTAGACCGGATTGAAGCATTGGAAGAACAAATACAAACACTTGGGCGCACCAATTCTTCAGAAAAAACTCCTGTTTTAGTGGGTTGTTTAGCAGCGAAAGAGGATGAGCTAATCCACGATACTCGCTGGTGCAACCTCAAGGATAAGACTATCCAGGAATTTCTAGATGGTGCTGGCATTTAA